From one Flavobacterium kingsejongi genomic stretch:
- a CDS encoding shikimate dehydrogenase family protein, which translates to MEKKIKKRKIFGLVGKNISYSFSKKYFTDKFEKAVLKNTVYENFDLESIEKFTAIFTGQPEVKGLNVTIPYKEAVIPYLNKLSKNAKKIGAVNTITISKKGKTKGYNTDYYGFKKSLKPLLQPFHKKALILGTGGASKGIAFALKKLNIEFDFVSRTPTECEIGYAEIDAETFKEYQIFINCTPLGTHPNVHECPELPYEYFTPGHIAYDLIYNPKETLFLSEAKAKGAVTKNGHDMLVYQAEKSWDIWHK; encoded by the coding sequence ATGGAAAAGAAAATCAAAAAAAGAAAAATTTTTGGCTTAGTCGGAAAGAACATTTCTTACTCTTTTTCTAAAAAATATTTTACCGATAAATTCGAAAAAGCCGTACTCAAGAATACGGTTTATGAGAATTTTGACCTGGAATCCATTGAAAAATTCACTGCTATTTTTACAGGCCAACCCGAGGTTAAGGGCCTGAATGTTACGATTCCCTATAAAGAAGCTGTAATTCCCTATTTGAATAAGCTTTCGAAAAACGCAAAAAAAATCGGAGCGGTAAATACAATCACAATTTCAAAAAAAGGAAAGACAAAAGGATACAACACCGATTATTATGGCTTTAAAAAGTCGCTTAAACCCCTTTTGCAGCCTTTTCATAAAAAAGCATTGATATTAGGTACTGGTGGCGCATCCAAAGGCATCGCTTTTGCCCTGAAAAAATTAAATATCGAGTTTGATTTCGTTTCGAGAACCCCAACCGAATGCGAAATAGGGTATGCGGAAATTGATGCGGAGACTTTTAAAGAATACCAGATTTTCATCAATTGTACACCCTTGGGCACACATCCTAATGTTCATGAATGTCCGGAACTACCCTACGAATACTTTACACCGGGTCATATTGCCTATGATCTCATCTACAACCCAAAAGAAACACTTTTCCTGAGCGAAGCAAAAGCGAAAGGTGCAGTGACAAAAAACGGCCATGATATGTTGGTCTACCAGGCTGAAAAATCATGGGATATTTGGCACAAATAA